DNA sequence from the Arthrobacter jinronghuae genome:
GCCGGGGATCCGGCTCCGGCAGGCCCTGTACGGTCGCCGGCATGGTGCCGGCGGGTCCCGGGCGCAGCCGGCCGATGCCGAATACGGCAGCCAGGCCCAGCACGGCGATGGCGAGGAAAACCAAGAGGAATGTCACAGGACCATGGTGCCAGATGGCGCCGGTCCCGGGCGGGGGCCGGCCGGCTAGGGGGAAACGTGTCCTGCGCTGTCCGCGATCATCAGCCGTACCGCGTCCGCCGGGTCATCCACTACGTGCAGGAGCTTGAGGTCCGCCTCGCCGACCATGCCCTCCGCCAACAGGGTCTCGCGGATCCAGCCCAGCAGCGGATTCCAGAACTCGGTGCCGATCAGCACAATCGGGAAGGAGGTCACCTTCTGCGTCTGCACCAGGGTCATGGCCTCGAAAAGCTCATCCAGGGTGCCGAACCCGCCGGGCAGGACAATGAACCCCTGCGCGTACTTGACGAACATGGTCTTGCGTACGAAGAAGTACCGGAAGTTGACCCCCAGATCCACCCACTCGTTCAGGCCGGTCTCGAAGGGCAGTTCGATCCCGAGGCCCACGGACAGGCCGTCCGCCCCCACGGCCCCCTTGTTGGCAGCCTCCATGGAGCCGGGCCCTCCCCCGGTGATCACGGCGAGGCCCGCTTCAGCCAGCAGCCTGCCCACCTCTTCCCCGAGCTTGTAATAGCGCGATCCGGGAACACTGCGGGCCGAACCAAACACGCTCACGGCAGGACCCAGCTCGGACAGCGTGCCGAAGCCTTCCACGAACTCGCTCTGGATCCGCAGCACCCGCCAGGGGTCGGTATGCGTGAAATGGGTGGCATCCGACGAGTCCAGCAGGAAACGGTCCGACTGCGGGGTCAGGGCAGCGCCCCGGCGCAGCTCCACCGGCCCCCGCTTGCGCGGACGGTCGGACATGGGACTTGAGGCATCGCTGATAGGCATTCTTCTAGGCTAGCCGTGATGGCGCCGCTGGCAACGCGGCGGGCTCCATCGACGAGGTTAGCTCCGGGCAGGTTGCGCTTACGTCACAATTACGTGCCCGAATGGCCCCTGACACACGCCGGCAATAATCAATGGTTAGATTTTCCTTATGACCAGTGACACATCCCCAGGTAAATCCGTGCCTGAATCCGCTGCACCGCTCGTTTCGCTGAAGAACGTGAACAAGCATTTCGGGGACCTCCATGTCCTGCAGAACATCAATCTCGACATTGCCCGCGGCGAGGTAGTGGTGGTGATCGGACCCTCCGGGTCCGGCAAGTCGACCCTGTGCCGTGCCATCAACCGCCTCGAGACCATCGACGACGGCGAAATCACCGTTGACGGCGCCGTCCTGCCGGCCGAAGGCAAGGCCCTTGCCAAGCTGCGCGCCGACGTCGGCATGGTTTTCCAGTCGTTCAACCTTTTCGCGCATAAGTCCATCGTGGACAACGTTTCCCTCGGACCGGTCAAGGTCCGCAAGTCCAAGCCTGCCGAGGCCAAGAAACTGGCCATGGAACTGCTTGAGCGTGTGGGCGTGGCCAACCAGGCGAACAAGCTTCCGGCGCAGCTTTCCGGCGGCCAGCAGCAGCGCGTAGCCATTGCCCGCGCGCTGGCCATGAAGCCGAAGGTCATGCTCTTCGACGAGCCCACCTCCGCCCTCGATCCGGAAATGATCAATGAGGTGCTGGACACCATGGTGGGCCTGGCGAAGGACGGCATGACCATGGTGGTCGTCACCCACGAGATGGGCTTCGCCCGCAAGGCGGCGGACCGGGTGATCTTCATGGCCGACGGACAGATTGTCGAAGAAGCCACTCCCGAGGAGTTCTTCACGAACCCGAAGAGCGACCGCGCCAAGGACTTCCTGGGCAAGATCCTCTCCCACTAGAACCGTTCCAAGCACTACACGCTCCACCAGCAGTACCGGGGTTTCACCAGTTGGGGGCAACCCTTATGAGGCTAGGTCCTCCGCTTTTGCGCGGAGGACCGCAATGCAAGGAGAAAACATGCGCAAGACCCGTTACGCCGCTGCGGCCATCGCCGCCGTGGCAGCACTGACCCTGTCCGCCTGCGGCGGCGATTCCGGTTCCGAATCCGGCAGCAGCGAAGCCGCCACCGAGGGCTCCGGCGAGCAGATCCGTATCGGCATCAAGTTCGACCAGCCCGGCCTGGGCTTCGACGAGGGCGGCAACTACGCCGGCTTCGACGTCGACGTCGCCAAATACGTCGCCAACGAACTGGGCTACCCCGAGGACCAGATCAAGTTCATTTCCAGCCCCTCCGCCCAGCGCGAGAACATGCTGGAAAATGACCAGCTGGACATGATCTTCGCAACCTACTCCATCACCGATGCCCGTAAGGAAAAGGTTGCTTTCGCAGGACCGTACTTCGTGGCCGGCCAGGACCTTCTGGTTCCCGTCGACAGCGACATCAGCGGCCCCGAGGATCTGGACGGCAAGAACCTCTGCTCCGTCACCGGCTCCACCTCGGCACAGAAGATCAAGGACAACTACGCCGCCGGCGTGAACCTGCTGGAGCAGCCGAGCTACGCCGAGTGCGTGACCGCCATGCAGGGCGGCTCCATTGACGCCGTCACCACTGACGACATCATCCTTGCCGGCCTGGCCTCCACTGACGCCAACAAGGGCCAGTTCAAGGTTGTCGGCAACACCTTCTCGGAGGAGAAGTACGGTGTCGGCCTGCCGAAGGAAGGCGGCATCGTCAAGTGCGAGGACATCAACGCAGCCATCACCAAGATGGTCCAGGACGGTGCGTGGGAGGAAGCCATCAAGAAGAACACCGAAGGCGCCGACTACACCTTCAATGAAGACCTGAACCCGCCGACGCCTGACGCCTGCGCCTAGTTCCTGCACGTTCCACCCCCGCGGGGAAGCCGGCGATAACCTCCGGCTTCCCCGTTGCGGGTTTTCTTCCACCGTAAAGAGGTGAAACATGGAGGGTTTTACTGCCCTCTTCGAGCAGTACGACGTCCTCGGCGCTTTCTGGGTCAATATCCAGCTCGCGTTCTGGGCCGCGCTCTGGTCGCTGATACTCGGTACCGTACTGGCACTGATGCGGATCTCACCGATCCCCAGCCTGCAGTGGTTCGGTGCCGCCTACGTCAACATTTTCCGCAACACCCCGCTGACCATCATCATGGTGTTCGGCTCACTGGCGCTGTGGTCGCAGCTGAACGTCAGCCTGTCCAGCGACTTCACCACCAACTTCTTCCGCCTTGCCGTGCTGTCGCTGACCGTCTACCACGCAGCGTTCTTCTGCGAGGCCATCCGCAGCGGCGTCAACACGGTTCCGCTGGGACAGGCTGAGGCCGCCCGCGCCATCGGCCTTGGGTTCCTGGAAGCAGCCCGGCTGGTCATCATGCCGCAGGCCTTCCGCGGCGCCATCGCCCCGATGGGCAATGTGCTGATCGCCCTGGTCAAGAACACCACCGTGGCCGCCACGGCCGGCGTCGCCCTGGAGACCTCGAGCATGATGAAAACCATGATCGAGTTCAATCCGAACCTGATGACGCAGATCTTCCTGACCTTTGCCATCGGCTACGTCATCATCGTTATCCCCATCGGCCTGCTCACCACCTGGGCCTCGAAGAAACTGGCGGTCGCACGATGAGCGCACAGAATGTCCTGTTTGATGCCCCCGGGCCCAAGGCCCGCCGGAACATCATGGTCGGCAACATCCTGGGCGTGCTGCTGATCGCAGCGCTGCTCTGGGTGGCGATCTCCGGGCTGGCGGACAAGGGCCAGTTCGACGCCGCCAAGTGGACGCCCTTCCTGGAGTGGCGGACCTGGGAGTACTTCATGCTCCCGGGACTGCTCTCCACGCTGAAGGCTGCCGCCGTGGCCGTGGTGACGTCGATTGTCTTCGGCCTGCTCTTCGGCATCGGGCGCCTTTCGGCTTTCAAGCCGATCAGCTGGGTCTGCGGGCTCGTGGTGGAGTTCTTCCGCGCGGTTCCCGTGCTGCTGATGATGGTGTTCTTCTACCAGTTCCTCTCCAAGTCCACTTCGGTGAATCCGGAACAGGTCCCCTTCTACGCCGTTGTCATAGCCCTCACCCTGTACAACGGTTCGGTGATCGCGGAACTGGTCCGCTCCGGCGTCTTCGGTCTCCCGAAGGGCCAGCGCGAGGCCGGCCTCGCCATCGGCCTGACACCGGGCCAGTCGCTCCGCAGCATCGAGATGCCGCAGGCGCTGGTGGCCATGCTGCCGGCGCTGCTGAGCCAGTTCGTGGTCATCCTGAAGGACTCCGCGCTGGGTACCTTCATCGGCTATACCGAACTGCTGGACTACGCACGCCGCCTGGCCGCGGGTGAAGGCAACATCCTGCCCGCACTGCTGGTTACCGCCGCGATCTTCATCGCCCTGAACTGGCTGCTCACGTTTGCCGCGCAGCGCCTCTCCCGGCGCCTAGGCGCACGTGCCGGCAAGGTGCTGAAGATCGAAGACACGATCGAGCCCGAGGGCATCGAAGCTCCGGTTCCGGCTGCTGCGCCGGCAAAGGGCGCGGCCAAATAGGCGCACCAGCCCCGGACAGCTAACGAAAAAAGGAGAGGACCGGCACTATGCCTGTCCTCTCCTTTTTTGCTGCCCTTAGGCTCTTGTCGACGCGGGAACCGCGGCCGGCCTAGCTCAGCCAGGACCTCAGCGCCGCCAAGCAGTCCCGGATGGCGGCGGCGTGTACATGTTCGTCATCGGTGTGCGCCAGCAGGGCGTCCCCGGGGCCGAAGTTCACGGCGGGAATCCCCAGCGCACTGAACCGGGCGACGTCGGTCCAGCCGTATTTCGGTTTCGGTTCGGCGCCCACGGCGGCCACGAAGGACGCGGCAGCCGGCAGGGTCAGTCCCGGCCGGGCGCCGGCCGCGGCATCGGTCCGCACGACGTCGAACCCTGAAAGCAGCTTCCGGACGTAGGCTTCGGCTTCCTCGATGCCTTTGTCCGGGGCAAAGCGGTAGTTGATTTCGACGGTGGCGGCATCCGGAATTACATTGCCCGCTGTCCCGCCCCAGATCCGGACGGCGTTCAGGGACTCACGGAAATCCAGGCCCTCAACGTTCACCGTGGCCGGTGAGTGGTCCCGCAGCCGCACCAGGATGTCCGCCGCTGCGTGGATGGCGTTCTCCCCCATCCAGGCCCGCGCGGAGTGCGCGGCGCGGCCGGTGGTGGTGGCGTGGAAGCGCATGGTGCCGTTGCAGCCGCCCTCCACGGTCCCGTTGGTCGGCTCCAGGAGGACGGCGAAGTCCGCCTTCAGCCAGTCCGGATGGCTGCGCTCCAACCGGCCGAGTCCGCTGAGGGAAGCGTCGACCTCTTCGTGGTCGTAGAAAACGTAGGTGATGTCCCGGGCGGGCTCGGTGAGAGCGGCAGCCAGGGCCAGCTGGACCGCCACACCGCCCTTCATATCGGTGGCACCGCGGCCGTAGAGCACGTCCCCGTCCCACGTCGACGGTACGGTTCCGCGCGACCCCGGCACCGTCGGCAGCGGCACGGTGTCCAGGTGGCCGGCAAGGATGATCCGCTCCGCCCGGCCGAGCCGGGTCCGAGCCACCACGGAGTCCCCGTCGCGGGACACTTCGAGGTGGGGGCAGGCACGGAGAGCGGTCTCGACGGCGTCCGCCAGGGCGGTCTCGTTTCCGGAAACGCTCTCGAAATCCATCAGGGCCGCGGTCAGGTCCGCGACATCGCCGAAAAGATCCAAGGAAGGCACAGATGCATCAGTCACCCTCCCACAGTACCGCTCGGTAGACTGGGAACCATGACTGTAAGCGCTGCCCCCACACCCGCTGGAACCCCCGATACCCGTACTGCCGCAGGCCTCGGCCTGGCCACCGTCACCTCCGACGGCGTCGTGCTCGATGTCTGGTTCCCCAGCCCCGCCCTCGGTGATGCCGCTTTCGACGCGGCCCTGAAAGACGATCTCGATGCCGCCGCCGAAGCAATGGCCGACGGTATCCGCGGCACCCACGGCGAAGTGCTGGAAACCCGGATCGACCTCGACGCCGCCCCCGCCGACACCGCCGACGCCTACCTCCGCCTGCACCTGCTCTCGGCCCGCCTGGTCCAGCCCAACACCATCAACCTTGACGGCATCTTCGCTGCCCTGCCCAACGTGGTCTGGACCAACCACGGACCGTGCGCGGTGGCCGACTTCGAGGCGGTCCGCCTGCGGCTGCGCAGCCGCGGCACCGTGACCGTCTACGGCGTGGACAAGTTCCCCCGCATGACCGACTACGTACTGCCCTCAGGCGTCCGCATTGCCGACGCCGGTCGGGTCCGCCTCGGCGCCCACCTCGCCGCAGGCACCACCGTGATGCACGAAGGGTTCGTCAACTTCAACGCCGGCACCCTCGGCACGTCCATGGTCGAGGGCCGCATCTCCGCCGGAGTAGTCGTGGGCGACGGGACGGATGTCGGCGGCGGCGCCTCCATCATGGGCACCCTCTCCGGCGGCGGCAAGGAAAAGATCACCCTGGGCGAACGTGTCCTCCTGGGCGCGAACTCCGGCGTCGGCATCAGCATCGGTGACGACAGCGTGGTTGAGGCCGGGCTGTACGTGACGGCCGGGACCCGGGTCACCGTCCTCGACGGCGACGAGCCCCGCCTGGTGAAGGCCGCTGAACTCTCGGGCGTGCCCAACCTGCTGTTCCGCCGCAATTCCGCCACCGGCGCGGTGGAGGCACTGCCCCGCAACGGACGCACCGTGGAACTGAACTCCGCGCTGCACGCGAACTAGCGGCCGGACACCATGCAACTGCTCCAGCAGCATGAAACCCGTTCCTTCCGGGTGCTGGTCCTGCTGCTGGCGCTGTGCGTGGCGGCGTTCGCTGCCTTGTTCGCTGTTTCCGCGCTCTCGGGAAAGAAGCAGGCACCGGTGATCACTGAACGGTGCGTGGCCGTTGTGGGCGGCGCGGAATACTGGCTGACGCTGGAACAGGCGGCGAACGCCTCAATCATTTCCGGGGTGGCGGTGGCCCGCGGGCTGCCGCCGCGGGCCGTCTCCATTGCCCTTGCCACTGCCCTGCAGGAATCGGGGCTGCGCAACGTGGACTACGGCGACGACGCCGGTCCGGACTCCCGCGGCCTCTTCCAGCAGCGCCCGTCGCAGGGATGGGGCAGCGAGGAACAGGTGATGGACCCCGCCTATGCCGCCACCGCCTTCTACAACGGCTTGGAGCAGGTCCCGGGCTACCTGGAGCTTCCGATCACGGAGGCGGCGCAGGCGGTCCAGCGCAGTGCCTTCCCGGACGCGTACGCCAAGCATGAGGGTCCTGCCCGGGCCTTCGCTTCCGCCCTGACCGGGCAGACCCCTACAGCTCTCTCCTGCACCCTGCGGGCTCCGGTTGAGTCCGCCGATCCCGCGGTGAGCGCTGCCGCCGTCGAGGAAATCTACGGACCGCTGAACGGGTCCGTGCTGGGCCCGCTCTATCTGGCCGACGTCGAGGGTGCCTACGGCTGGTCCGTGGCCCAGTGGTTCGTCGCCAATGCCAAGGCGCTCGGGATCGAGTCCGTCGCCTATGACGGCCGGACCTGGCACCGGGGTACCGCCGTCTGGTCCGAATCGGACGCCGCACCCGGGCAGGTGGCCGTGACGGCGTTCAGTCTCCCCGCGGAATAAAGGGGTCCGCCGCGGGACCGCCGCCGCGGATACGGACGAGCGAGCGTTTAGGCTTAGAACCATGCGCATTTTAGTTACCGGTGGCACCGGTTATATCGGATCCCACACCACTCTGGCCCTCCTCGAAGCGGGCCACGACGTGGTGGTCCTGGACAACCTCCTGAATTCAAACGAGGAATCGCTGCGGCGGGTCCAGGAGCTTACCGGCCGCAAGGCGGAATTCATCAAGGCCGACCTGCTGGATACAGCGGCGCTGGAAGCGGCATTCGACGGCCGCTCCATCGACGCGGTCATCCACTTCGCCGGGCTGAAGGCAGTGGGTGAATCGGTGGCTAAACCGCTGTACTACTACACCAACAACGTAGTCGGCACCATCAACCTGCTGCACGCCATGGACCGGCATAACGTCCGGACCATCGTCTTCAGCTCGTCAGCCACCGTCTACGGAGCATCCGAGGAGGTCCCCCTCACCGAGGACTCCCCCATGGACGCCGTGAACCCCTACGGGCGCACCAAGGAGCAGATCGAGGACATCCTCAGCGATCTCGGTGCCGCCGATGAACGCTGGAGCGTTGCGCTGCTGCGGTACTTCAACCCCGCCGGCGCCCACGAGTCCGGCCGGATCGGCGAGGATCCCACCGGTGTGCCGAACAACCTGCTGCCGTTCGTGGCGCAGGTTGCCGTTGGCCGCCGCGAAAAGGTGATGGTCTTCGGCAACGACTACCCCACACCGGACGGCACCGGCGTCCGCGACTACATCCATGTAGTGGACCTTGCCGCAGGCCACCTCGCCGCACTCAACTATTTGAGCGAGGCCCCCGGCGTACACCGCTGGAACCTGGGCACGGGCAACGGCTCGTCCGTCCTGGAAGTCCTCTCGGCCTTCTCCGCCGCCGCAGGCAAGGAAATCCCCTACGAGTTCGCCGAGCGGCGCCCGGGAGATGCCGCTGTCAGCTACGCCGACCCTGCCGCCGCGCACGCGGACCTCGGCTGGCGGGCCGAACGCTCCCTGGCGAGCATGTGCGAGGACCACTGGCGCTGGCAGAAGAACAACCCCGAGGGCTACGCCGCCCCGTAGGGATTAGAAAAGGGAAGGTCCCCGGAATTTTCCGGGGACCTTCCCTTTTCTGTTTTTACAAAACCGATCAGCGCTGCGGGTAGTTGCGCTCCGGGGCGCCCGTGTAGAGCTGGCGCGGGCGGCCGATCTTCGTCTGCGGGTCCTGCATCATTTCACGCCACTGGGCAATCCAGCCCGGCAGGCGGCCAATGGCGAACAGGACCGTGAACATCTTCTCCGGGAAGCCCATGGCCTTGTAGATCAGGCCCGTGTAGAAGTCCACGTTCGGGTACAGCTTGCGCTCGATGAAGTAATCGTCCGCCAGTGCCTTCTCTTCCAGGCGCATGGCGATGTCCAGCAGCTCATCGTTGCCGCCGAGCTTGGCGAGGATGTCATGGGCAGTGGCCTTGACGATCTTGGCGCGCGGGTCGTAATTCTTGTAGACGCGGTGCCCGAAGCCCATGAGCTTCACGCCGTCTTCCTTGTTCTTGACCTTTTCCATGAAGGTCTCCGGCTGCATGCCGGTGGCCTGGATGTCGCGCAGCATGTTCAGCACTGCTTCGTTGGCCCCGCCGTGCAGCGGGCCGAAGAGGGCGCTGATGCCGGCCGAAACCGAAGCGAACATGTTGGCGTTGGAGCTGCCCACCAGACGGACGGTGGAGGTGGAGCAGTTCTGCTCGTGGTCCGCGTGCAGGATCAGCAGCAGGTCCAGGGCCTTGACCAGGTCCGGATCGATTTCGTACGGCTCGGCCGGCAGGCCGAAGGACAGCCGCATGAAGTTCTCCACCAGGTTCATGGAGTTGTCCGGGTAGAGCATCGGCTGGCCGATGGACTTCTTGTGC
Encoded proteins:
- a CDS encoding LOG family protein — translated: MPISDASSPMSDRPRKRGPVELRRGAALTPQSDRFLLDSSDATHFTHTDPWRVLRIQSEFVEGFGTLSELGPAVSVFGSARSVPGSRYYKLGEEVGRLLAEAGLAVITGGGPGSMEAANKGAVGADGLSVGLGIELPFETGLNEWVDLGVNFRYFFVRKTMFVKYAQGFIVLPGGFGTLDELFEAMTLVQTQKVTSFPIVLIGTEFWNPLLGWIRETLLAEGMVGEADLKLLHVVDDPADAVRLMIADSAGHVSP
- a CDS encoding amino acid ABC transporter ATP-binding protein, with protein sequence MTSDTSPGKSVPESAAPLVSLKNVNKHFGDLHVLQNINLDIARGEVVVVIGPSGSGKSTLCRAINRLETIDDGEITVDGAVLPAEGKALAKLRADVGMVFQSFNLFAHKSIVDNVSLGPVKVRKSKPAEAKKLAMELLERVGVANQANKLPAQLSGGQQQRVAIARALAMKPKVMLFDEPTSALDPEMINEVLDTMVGLAKDGMTMVVVTHEMGFARKAADRVIFMADGQIVEEATPEEFFTNPKSDRAKDFLGKILSH
- a CDS encoding glutamate ABC transporter substrate-binding protein; protein product: MRKTRYAAAAIAAVAALTLSACGGDSGSESGSSEAATEGSGEQIRIGIKFDQPGLGFDEGGNYAGFDVDVAKYVANELGYPEDQIKFISSPSAQRENMLENDQLDMIFATYSITDARKEKVAFAGPYFVAGQDLLVPVDSDISGPEDLDGKNLCSVTGSTSAQKIKDNYAAGVNLLEQPSYAECVTAMQGGSIDAVTTDDIILAGLASTDANKGQFKVVGNTFSEEKYGVGLPKEGGIVKCEDINAAITKMVQDGAWEEAIKKNTEGADYTFNEDLNPPTPDACA
- a CDS encoding amino acid ABC transporter permease; this translates as MEGFTALFEQYDVLGAFWVNIQLAFWAALWSLILGTVLALMRISPIPSLQWFGAAYVNIFRNTPLTIIMVFGSLALWSQLNVSLSSDFTTNFFRLAVLSLTVYHAAFFCEAIRSGVNTVPLGQAEAARAIGLGFLEAARLVIMPQAFRGAIAPMGNVLIALVKNTTVAATAGVALETSSMMKTMIEFNPNLMTQIFLTFAIGYVIIVIPIGLLTTWASKKLAVAR
- a CDS encoding amino acid ABC transporter permease; this translates as MSAQNVLFDAPGPKARRNIMVGNILGVLLIAALLWVAISGLADKGQFDAAKWTPFLEWRTWEYFMLPGLLSTLKAAAVAVVTSIVFGLLFGIGRLSAFKPISWVCGLVVEFFRAVPVLLMMVFFYQFLSKSTSVNPEQVPFYAVVIALTLYNGSVIAELVRSGVFGLPKGQREAGLAIGLTPGQSLRSIEMPQALVAMLPALLSQFVVILKDSALGTFIGYTELLDYARRLAAGEGNILPALLVTAAIFIALNWLLTFAAQRLSRRLGARAGKVLKIEDTIEPEGIEAPVPAAAPAKGAAK
- the dapE gene encoding succinyl-diaminopimelate desuccinylase, producing MTDASVPSLDLFGDVADLTAALMDFESVSGNETALADAVETALRACPHLEVSRDGDSVVARTRLGRAERIILAGHLDTVPLPTVPGSRGTVPSTWDGDVLYGRGATDMKGGVAVQLALAAALTEPARDITYVFYDHEEVDASLSGLGRLERSHPDWLKADFAVLLEPTNGTVEGGCNGTMRFHATTTGRAAHSARAWMGENAIHAAADILVRLRDHSPATVNVEGLDFRESLNAVRIWGGTAGNVIPDAATVEINYRFAPDKGIEEAEAYVRKLLSGFDVVRTDAAAGARPGLTLPAAASFVAAVGAEPKPKYGWTDVARFSALGIPAVNFGPGDALLAHTDDEHVHAAAIRDCLAALRSWLS
- the dapD gene encoding 2,3,4,5-tetrahydropyridine-2,6-dicarboxylate N-succinyltransferase — its product is MTVSAAPTPAGTPDTRTAAGLGLATVTSDGVVLDVWFPSPALGDAAFDAALKDDLDAAAEAMADGIRGTHGEVLETRIDLDAAPADTADAYLRLHLLSARLVQPNTINLDGIFAALPNVVWTNHGPCAVADFEAVRLRLRSRGTVTVYGVDKFPRMTDYVLPSGVRIADAGRVRLGAHLAAGTTVMHEGFVNFNAGTLGTSMVEGRISAGVVVGDGTDVGGGASIMGTLSGGGKEKITLGERVLLGANSGVGISIGDDSVVEAGLYVTAGTRVTVLDGDEPRLVKAAELSGVPNLLFRRNSATGAVEALPRNGRTVELNSALHAN
- the galE gene encoding UDP-glucose 4-epimerase GalE, whose translation is MRILVTGGTGYIGSHTTLALLEAGHDVVVLDNLLNSNEESLRRVQELTGRKAEFIKADLLDTAALEAAFDGRSIDAVIHFAGLKAVGESVAKPLYYYTNNVVGTINLLHAMDRHNVRTIVFSSSATVYGASEEVPLTEDSPMDAVNPYGRTKEQIEDILSDLGAADERWSVALLRYFNPAGAHESGRIGEDPTGVPNNLLPFVAQVAVGRREKVMVFGNDYPTPDGTGVRDYIHVVDLAAGHLAALNYLSEAPGVHRWNLGTGNGSSVLEVLSAFSAAAGKEIPYEFAERRPGDAAVSYADPAAAHADLGWRAERSLASMCEDHWRWQKNNPEGYAAP
- a CDS encoding citrate synthase: MTEQPSAKLQYGPNPEDELVLPRVAAAEGNNGFDVSKLLKQTGTVTFDPGFMNTAATTSAITYIDGDQGILRYRGYPIEQLAKHSSFLETSYLLIYGELPTPTELENFDQRIRRHTLLHEDLKGFFGGFPRDAHPMPVLSSAVSALSTFYQDSLDPFDEEQVELSTVRLMAKLPVIAAYAHKKSIGQPMLYPDNSMNLVENFMRLSFGLPAEPYEIDPDLVKALDLLLILHADHEQNCSTSTVRLVGSSNANMFASVSAGISALFGPLHGGANEAVLNMLRDIQATGMQPETFMEKVKNKEDGVKLMGFGHRVYKNYDPRAKIVKATAHDILAKLGGNDELLDIAMRLEEKALADDYFIERKLYPNVDFYTGLIYKAMGFPEKMFTVLFAIGRLPGWIAQWREMMQDPQTKIGRPRQLYTGAPERNYPQR